A single Cucumis melo cultivar AY chromosome 4, USDA_Cmelo_AY_1.0, whole genome shotgun sequence DNA region contains:
- the LOC103486988 gene encoding NAC domain-containing protein 100-like, whose protein sequence is MELPPGFRFHPTDEELITHYLSPKVLSSTFSSPAIAEVDLNKCEPWDLPGRAKMGEKEWYFYCVRDRKYPTGLRTNRATAAGYWKATGKDKEILKGRNNDNNIVGMKKTLVFYKGRAPRGHKSNWVMHEYRLHSNNHSSSSSSSPPPYSQHHLLPTSSSSQTKEWVICRIFQKSESSMAKKGNDEIMMAESSSSSCVHLLPPLTEESDAANLHVTCFSNSTEMEEYDYHQNDDAFFWLPDFQEIKQTQFFSTTTTTNNNNNNKPASNYDQYQLHPSPPPPLWNY, encoded by the exons ATGGAACTGCCACCTGGATTCCGATTCCATCCGACGGACGAAGAGCTCATCACACACTACCTATCCCCTAAAGTCCTCTCCTCCACCTTCTCATCTCCGGCCATCGCCGAAGTGGATCTCAACAAATGCGAGCCCTGGGATTTGCCAG GGAGGGCTAAAATGGGGGAAAAAGAATGGTACTTTTATTGTGTGAGAGATAGGAAGTATCCAACGGGGTTGAGGACAAATCGAGCAACAGCAGCAGGGTATTGGAAGGCAACAGGGAAAGATAAAGAGATATTGAAAGGGagaaataatgataataatattgTGGGGATGAAGAAAACTTTGGTGTTTTATAAAGGAAGAGCTCCAAGAGGACATAAATCTAATTGGGTGATGCATGAATATCGATTACATTCCAATaatcattcttcttcttcttcttcttctcctcctccttattctcaacatcatcttcttcctaCTAGTTCATCATCTCAG ACGAAGGAATGGGTAATATGTAGAATCTTCCAGAAGAGTGAGAGCTCAATGGCAAAGAAAGGAAACGATGAAATAATGATGGCAGAGAGTTCATCCTCTTCCTgtgttcatcttcttcctccattAACGGAGGAGTCAGATGCTGCTAATTTGCACGTGACCTGCTTCTCCAATTCAACGGAGATGGAGGAGTACGATTATCATCAAAACGACGACGCTTTCTTTTGGTTGCCGGATTTTCAAGAGATTAAACAAACCCAATTCTTttctactactactactactaataataataataataataaaccgGCCTCTAATTATGACCAATACCAACTTCATCCATCTCCTCCTCCTCCCCTTTGGAATTACTAA